In Silene latifolia isolate original U9 population chromosome 3, ASM4854445v1, whole genome shotgun sequence, a single window of DNA contains:
- the LOC141648159 gene encoding nucleobase-ascorbate transporter 4-like produces MAAPKGGDDPAPFPVKEQLPGVDFCITSNPPWHESIILGFQHFLVMLGTTVMIPSILVPQMGGGQEEKAKVIQTLLFVSGLNTLLQTLFGCRTSIVIGGSYAFVIPAISIIFTGHFAHIIDPHERFRATMRSIQGAIMFASIFPVIIGVLGLWRIVVRFLSPLAAIPLVTLTGLGLLQYGFPLLAQCSAIGIPALAVLIFLSQYLGSILKPFKSVGRRYAPIATVALISAFAAVLTAGRAFKNTSPSTQFYCRTDHSGLIGAASWLRVPYPFQWGRPTLNITSGFAMMAATFVSVIESTGSFIAAARYGSATPVPSSVIGRGVTWLGAGNFLNGAFGTVCGSVASVENVGLLGLNQIGSRRVAQIAAFFMLFFSVLGKFGAVLASIPLPIFAAVNCVLYAYVASAGLDFLQFCNLNSFRTKFILGLSLYMGLSVPQFFNDYLMVDGRTPVSTNSKAFNSLVQVIFTSSATVGGIIALFLDLTLHRRQPETRKDSGRLWWTKYRAFETDPRSEEFYSLPWGLNKYFPSV; encoded by the exons ATGGCTGCACCGAAGGGTGGTGATGATCCCGCGCCATTCCCGGTGAAGGAGCAGCTCCCTGGTGTCGATTTTTGCATTACAAGCAACCCTCCTTGGC ATGAATCAATAATTCTTGGTTTTCAGCATTTTCTAGTAATGCTTGGGACAACTGTAATGATTCCATCTATACTAGTTCCTCAAATGGGAGGGGGACAG GAAGAGAAAGCTAAAGTGATACAGACATTACTCTTCGTGTCGGGACTGAATACCTTACTGCAGACTCTATTTGGATGTAGAACATCAATAGTGATTGGAGGTTCTTATGCATTTGTCATTCCTGCTATCTCTATCATCTTTACTGGCCACTTTGCCCACATCATTGATCCTCATGAG AGGTTCAGGGCAACAATGAGATCGATCCAAGGGGCAATAATGTTTGCATCGATATTTCCAGTCATAATTGGGGTTCTGGGACTGTGGAGGATTGTTGTAAG GTTCTTAAGCCCTCTTGCTGCTATTCCTCTAGTGACTCTAACTGGACTTGGCTTATTACAGTACGGTTTCCCTCTG CTTGCTCAATGCTCTGCAATCGGAATCCCAGCTCTTGCTGTACTTATATTTCTCTCGCAG TATCTTGGTAGCATCTTGAAGCCATTTAAATCCGTTGGACGCCGATATGCACCAATAGCAACAGTAGCCCTAATTTCAGCTTTTGCAGCAGTCCTGACAGCAGGCAGAGCCTTTAAGAACACCTCGCCAAGTACTCAGTTTTACTGTCGTACTGATCACAGTGGTCTCATCGGTGCTGCTTCCTG GCTGCGGGTCCCTTACCCGTTTCAATGGGGACGCCCAACTTTGAATATTACCAGCGGTTTTGCTATGATGGCTGCCACTTTTGTTTCCGTTATTGAG TCTACAGGCTCATTTATCGCAGCAGCAAGGTATGGCAGCGCCACACCAGTCCCGTCTTCAGTTATAGGCCGTGGAGTTACCTGGCTC GGTGCTGGAAATTTCTTGAATGGGGCATTTGGTACAGTCTGTGGCTCAGTTGCATCAGT GGAGAATGTAGGACTTTTGGGACTTAATCAGATTGGAAGTCGTAGAGTTGCTCAAATTGCCGCATTTTTCATGCTTTTCTTTTCGGTTCTAG GGAAATTTGGGGCGGTCCTAGCTTCTATACCACTACCCATATTTGCAGCAGTTAACTGTGTTCTGTATGCCTATGTAG CTTCTGCAGGGCTAGACTTTCTGCAGTTCTGCAACCTGAATAGCTTTAGAACAAAGTTCATTCTAGGGCTTTCACTGTACATGGGCCTTTCTGTACCTCAGTTCTTCAATGACTATCTCATGGTTGACGGACGCACTCCTGTTTCCACTAATTCCAAGGCT TTCAACAGCTTGGTGCAAGTGATCTTCACCTCCTCGGCCACAGTGGGCGGCATCATTGCATTGTTCTTAGACTTGACACTCCACCGTAGACAACCCGAAACGAGGAAAGACAGTGGAAGGCTCTGGTGGACCAAGTATCGAGCATTCGAGACAGACCCGAGGAGTGAAGAGTTCTACTCCCTTCCTTGGGGACTCAACAAATATTTCCCATCTGTCTAG